A part of Candidatus Hydrogenedentota bacterium genomic DNA contains:
- a CDS encoding NAD(P)H-dependent oxidoreductase produces the protein MSFLIFSCSLNPNSRSRVLARAAQTRLEAAGVDVEFVDLQNCPLPLCDGASAYGDPLVAELSRKIADAEGVLIAVPIYNFAVNAAAKNLIELTGNAWREKIVGFLCSAGSTISFTSVMTFANSLMLDFRSVIVPRFVYATEADIDGGRIIDPRLHERIEEVTSTLIRFARALNPVPHDS, from the coding sequence ATGAGCTTTCTCATTTTCAGTTGCAGCCTGAATCCCAATAGTCGCAGCCGCGTCCTCGCAAGGGCCGCCCAAACGCGCCTCGAAGCAGCTGGCGTCGACGTCGAGTTCGTCGATTTGCAGAACTGCCCCCTGCCCTTGTGCGACGGCGCATCGGCTTATGGCGATCCGCTTGTCGCCGAACTTTCACGCAAGATCGCCGACGCCGAAGGCGTTCTGATCGCGGTCCCAATTTACAACTTTGCCGTTAACGCGGCTGCCAAGAACCTCATCGAGCTCACGGGCAACGCTTGGCGCGAGAAGATTGTCGGTTTCCTCTGTTCCGCGGGCAGCACCATCAGCTTCACGTCCGTGATGACCTTCGCCAACAGCCTCATGCTCGATTTCCGATCCGTTATCGTGCCCCGGTTCGTCTACGCTACCGAAGCCGATATCGACGGCGGCCGCATCATCGATCCGCGCCTCCACGAACGCATCGAAGAGGTCACGTCTACCCTCATACGTTTCGCGCGCGCCCTGAATCCCGTGCCTCACGACTCATAA